In the genome of Candidatus Chlamydia corallus, the window TTAGGAGACGTTCCTAGAATTTTCCAAGCATGTGCTGCGGGCGAGTGTTTTGTGTATTTTAAAACATTCACGCGACGTAGTAGATTCCCAAAACATGGAGATCAGGAAGATTTCCTGTTCTTAGGGATTCGAGCCAAATCTTAGCATGCATAGAAAAGAGATTAAGGTATTCGAATAACTTTTCTCCATTCAGATAATTCATACTTATAATATCTGAAAGGTAGAGTTGTTGGGTGACTTCACCGTAGCCTAGAATTCCTTTGATGCTAGATTGGAAAGAGCCGTTTACAGAGAGTGCGGCTTTGAAAATACGCTCACGGAATACATTTTCAGGAAGAGGACCTAGAATCGTAGATACTGCAAGATCTCCAGAATTCCCGTCTTCTTCTATTT includes:
- a CDS encoding CesT family type III secretion system chaperone — protein: MQNQFEQLLESLAPLLNTKLAPDKNNSCLIRFSNTQVPVQIEEDGNSGDLAVSTILGPLPENVFRERIFKAALSVNGSFQSSIKGILGYGEVTQQLYLSDIISMNYLNGEKLFEYLNLFSMHAKIWLESLRTGNLPDLHVLGIYYVA